A stretch of DNA from Oryza brachyantha chromosome 9, ObraRS2, whole genome shotgun sequence:
AGCATAGAGATGTAGAAGAGCCAGAACTGACGCCACGACGGGACGAGTTGCCTTTTACCGCTTTGGATGGAAATCTACCGACATTACATCATACATGACATATGTTACCACCATTACAAATACTGATTATTAGATAATAGATAATCCGGCTTTGATTTCAAAAGAAGCTATATCCACTTATTACAGTCCGAGGTTCACACATTAGAGCAACACTAAATTGACCAAATCTCTAGACAATGGACTCTAAACATAAACACGTCAGAgaataacaaatcaagaaGAAATCATGTTTCTAAGTCTCCAGCCGAAATTCACAAAGATTTGCATGACGGTAGATTCATGCTTCCGGCATGCATCATAGATCAAACTCCTTGGTATCGTCAAACTTTTGTAGTTGCGTCCAAAACCGGCACCAATATGCCCCTGAATAATACctgcatatatgttttagatGGAGATTTATCAAAAACCATATCATTTCTACTCAACCATAGAGCCCAACATAAATCAGATGTCCCTACTCGAATTGTTTTTGCAATCTTTGATTGAACTCCATTCAACCATCCTCCACCCATATGAGTAAACTTGTTGGTATATTCAATCCAAAAGATACGTTAACGATTCTTCATAGGAATTTAGCAAAATAACCATCGAAAAAAAGATGGTGTATAGTTTCTTCATTAGAACAATAACAACACTTCTTATCACCTACCCAATTccgttttgctaaattatcCTTTGTTAAGACCACCCTTTATAAAGTTTACCAAAAAAAGATCTTAATCTTTAGGGGCAACTTTAAATTccaaatatgtttatttgtaTCTCAATGAACAGAAAATTGTATTTTGATGGAGACCCCATTTAAACATATCCTTTTGATCATTCATACgaatacataaaattttagcaactaaGTTATACCAATTGGCTAAATTATGTTCGACTAAAGATCTTCTAAACAAAACATTTAACGAAACAGAACTCATAACAGTTGCTAAAAAGCTCTTTTCCTGTGATCTTTAGAAGGACGATTTCCGCAGGGAGATAAGACGCAGATGCCAATGACTATATGACATTAACATAATGATAATCGTACTCGTGTTAGTGATAAGTGGCCTAGCTAAACGCGCAGCGTttttaatatgtaaatattatatcataatatatttttaattatttatattactatttgtcttattagttactttttatttaaaattatttttattttatccatgCCTGCACTCTTACTCCtattcattattaatttattgagggacagtacaatttttttcttcttgcaaAATATGGCTTCCATGAAGCACATGTATATATCAGCTCCGAATGGGAATATGGGCTTCGTGGGGCCCATGTAATCTTCTCTTCAGCCTGCCTCCTTATGGGCCGAAACGTGAATAAGGCCTCCTTGAAGCCCATATCTGTCGGCCCATATAAGAAGTAGGCCGTTCCCGACAGATGCTCGCTGCCCCTGATCtacgtcgccggcgccaccgcggccgccgcgacgcgacgcgagtCACGCGACCCTCCCGTCGGCGTCGCCCCCACCCGCTCCTCCCCTGAGctctccggccgccggcgatgggccagtggcggcggcgcagccagCACCACCAGTTGCCGCGCCGCATTGCGCTGCCAGCGGCGGCTCTCCTCCTACTTTTCCTCGCCGTCTCGCTCCtctccgtctccctctccgTGCCACCGCTTACTGACCACCTcggcctcgcctcctcctcctcccgtcgATCCCTTGGCAGcagctcccgtcgccgcccggtATGAACCTGAACTCTGgctcctctccccttctcccgTCCACGCAGCCCGGTCTGAATGTTTTCTCTCGTGCTCTGTGTCTGGGAGTCACACAGCCGAACAGCCTTGACGGCGAGATGGACGTCCCCGGGATCGGCGGCTTCCCCGGCATTCCGGTTAGCGATTTCGAATgctttgggttttggtttgtGTTATGGGTTGTTGATAAATGAGTTTAATTTGAACGTGTGCTTGTTTGATCTGTGGAGGATTTAAGTTAGGTTATTGATTGCTTCAACACTAATTTATCTTAAATTGGATCATACAACCCTGCTGCTTTTGTCATTGAGTCACGTAACAATTGTGAAGAGGTAGGATGGGCTTCAAGTGTCTGCTTGGGGTTAGGGTTTTAGGTGGATGTTAGCTTGggattttcatataaaaatgaatgactaatttattattttattctcGAAATGTAGAGAAACGAAAGGGTTGCACCAATTGACCTATGGGGTTCAAAGCTCGCCAGCAACTTCTATGGATGCAGTAACTCTAGCGGAAAATTCCTTGGTCAGTCATTGCTTGCTCTAATCCTCTAATTTACtgctaaaatttgtataacGCATCAAACAATGTTTTGTACTGAGTTTAATCGCTTATTTCATGGTACATTTTGGAAATAGCCGGGGTTTCCTTTTGTATTGGAATGTTGATTCTATCCTTTCCCTAAATGTATTGCCTTTCAAATGTCTTCTAGATTCCAGTGTCACCACACAGCCGGATCgatatttgattattgttaCAAGTGGAGGTCTCAATCAGCAGAGAACAGGGGTGAGATGCGTCCCTCTCTTTTGTGTAGATATATTATTATGCACTGGAGAAGCTTCTCTCCTTTGATAGGTTCTGATGATGAATTAGAACAACAAACTAGAAGTAGCAAAGTTCATGAACTTTAGTTGCTGTTAAGCTGAGCCACacaaaatttctttgtttttgaaGCTACTAGTACTTAGGACTTTGGAGTTGGTAGCTTGCACCCCCATTTATGAATGATATTAAATAACATTGCAGTACTTAGTCATggtttttcattaatttggaACTCTGAAGTACTTATGTCTTTCCCCCATCTTGAAAATGTTAGATATATGATGACATCCGCTTATTTCTAGATAGTTGATGCTGTTGTCGCTGCACGCATTTTAAATGCAACACTTGTCGTTCCCAAATTGGATCAAAGATCTTTCTGGAAAGATTCAAGGTATGGAAGCAGAGAGCACCTCCAAATTCATGATCCTCTATGAGCTCTTTGCATATTTAATTGAACTGATTCACTCGTTTTCTGATTGGTATCTCTGTTGCAGCAACTTTTCTGAAATATTTGATATCGACTGGTTTATCTCATTTCTTGCAAAGGATATCAATATTATCAAAGAACCTCCAGAAAAAGGCGGGAAAGCCGTGAAACCTTATAAAATGCGCGTCCCTCGAAAATGTACTCCAAGATGTTACTTGAACCGTGTCTTACCTGCACTCCTAAAGAAACATGTAAGTTGTGGGCCCTGTGGCTTTGTAGGAATCCTTGTTACTAGGTTTGATTAATTTAGGTGGAATTATCCTTTGTCCCTTTTTGTGTGGTTGAAGTTCAGAAAAATGCCGAGTCATATAGCTCATGTTACTTTCTCCCTGCTTATTCAGGTCATTCGCATGACTAAATATGATTACAGGCTCTCAAATAAGCTGGGGAAGGACCTGCAAAAACTGCGGTGTCGTGTCAACTATCATGCCTTGAGATTTACTGACCCAATACAAGGATTGGGTGAGAAGCTAATAAAACGAATGCGAGAGAAGAGTAGACATTTTATTGCTCTTCACCTTAGGTATGATTTGATGAAGTTGTCATCGATCTGCATGTTTCCTTattgttcaaaatttaacCTGTTTGATCCATTCTTTTTGCCACATGGTGAAGTATCAACTTCTAATGATCCAAATACTGctattgctaaaatttagctGGTTTTCAGCACTAACTAGCCCTCTTTAAACTTTGTCAAAATTAATATGGAACAGCAAAATTATAGTGGTTGATTTATTAAACGAAAAGTagatattagttttttttcatctgtaCAATTTTGCTTTTGCAGCATGCATCAttgtgctcttttttttttttatcaacataCACTTCTATCCTGATGGCAGGTTTGAACCTGACATGCTTGCATTTTCTGGGTGTTATTATGGTGGtggagaaaaggagagaagagaactAGGTTCCATTCGCAAGCGATGGAAAACTTTGCATGTATGAACAACATCATGCAGCAGATACTTTAGATAGCAAGCTAAAGTTTACTGTTACCAACTCGTGTTCTACATTTCAGATAAATGACCCAGAGAAAGGAAGAAGGCAAGGTCGGTGCCCACTAACCCCTGAGGAGGTAGGATTGATGTTGAGGGCATTAGGATACAGAAGTGATGTCCACATATATGTTGCATCTGGTGAGATATATGGAGGCAAAGAAACTTTAGCACCGCTTAAGTTGCTCTTCCCCAATTTCCATACGAAAGAAACATTATCCACAAAAGAGGAATTGACTCAATTCTTGACGCACTCATC
This window harbors:
- the LOC102721480 gene encoding O-fucosyltransferase 6-like isoform X1 translates to MGQWRRRSQHHQLPRRIALPAAALLLLFLAVSLLSVSLSVPPLTDHLGLASSSSRRSLGSSSRRRPPNSLDGEMDVPGIGGFPGIPRNERVAPIDLWGSKLASNFYGCSNSSGKFLDSSVTTQPDRYLIIVTSGGLNQQRTGIVDAVVAARILNATLVVPKLDQRSFWKDSSNFSEIFDIDWFISFLAKDINIIKEPPEKGGKAVKPYKMRVPRKCTPRCYLNRVLPALLKKHVIRMTKYDYRLSNKLGKDLQKLRCRVNYHALRFTDPIQGLGEKLIKRMREKSRHFIALHLRFEPDMLAFSGCYYGGGEKERRELGSIRKRWKTLHINDPEKGRRQGRCPLTPEEVGLMLRALGYRSDVHIYVASGEIYGGKETLAPLKLLFPNFHTKETLSTKEELTQFLTHSSRMAAIDFIVCDGSDAFVTNNNGNMAKILAGRRRYFGHKRTIRPSAKQLYPLFMNRANISWDAFSSQVQTIQKGFIGEPMEIMPGRGEFHANPAACICEKTDIKSVIDSNSRNNREANTNTGISKPIGGPAYPIYTDEEADRSDTEDDPAGRGETIDMEAEDDTLASREDSELEEILSD
- the LOC102721480 gene encoding O-fucosyltransferase 16-like isoform X3; translation: MGQWRRRSQHHQLPRRIALPAAALLLLFLAVSLLSVSLSVPPLTDHLGLASSSSRRSLGSSSRRRPPNSLDGEMDVPGIGGFPGIPRNERVAPIDLWGSKLASNFYGCSNSSGKFLDSSVTTQPDRYLIIVTSGGLNQQRTGIVDAVVAARILNATLVVPKLDQRSFWKDSSNFSEIFDIDWFISFLAKDINIIKEPPEKGGKAVKPYKMRVPRKCTPRCYLNRVLPALLKKHVIRMTKYDYRLSNKLGKDLQKLRCRVNYHALRFTDPIQGLGEKLIKRMREKSRHFIALHLRFEPDMLAFSGCYYGGGEKERRELGSIRKRWKTLHINDPEKGRRQGRCPLTPEEVGLMLRALGYRSDVHIYVASGEIYGGKETLAPLKLLFPNFHTKETLSTKEELTQFLTHSSRMAAIDFIVCDGSDAFVTNNNGNMAKILAGRRRYFGHKRTIRPSAKQLYPLFMNRANISWDAFSSQVQTIQKGFIGEPMEIMPGREITEKPIPTLE
- the LOC102721480 gene encoding O-fucosyltransferase 6-like isoform X2, with translation MGQWRRRSQHHQLPRRIALPAAALLLLFLAVSLLSVSLSVPPLTDHLGLASSSSRRSLGSSSRRRPPNSLDGEMDVPGIGGFPGIPRNERVAPIDLWGSKLASNFYGCSNSSGKFLDSSVTTQPDRYLIIVTSGGLNQQRTGIVDAVVAARILNATLVVPKLDQRSFWKDSSNFSEIFDIDWFISFLAKDINIIKEPPEKGGKAVKPYKMRVPRKCTPRCYLNRVLPALLKKHVIRMTKYDYRLSNKLGKDLQKLRCRVNYHALRFTDPIQGLGEKLIKRMREKSRHFIALHLRFEPDMLAFSGCYYGGGEKERRELGSIRKRWKTLHINDPEKGRRQGRCPLTPEEVGLMLRALGYRSDVHIYVASAIDFIVCDGSDAFVTNNNGNMAKILAGRRRYFGHKRTIRPSAKQLYPLFMNRANISWDAFSSQVQTIQKGFIGEPMEIMPGRGEFHANPAACICEKTDIKSVIDSNSRNNREANTNTGISKPIGGPAYPIYTDEEADRSDTEDDPAGRGETIDMEAEDDTLASREDSELEEILSD